A single region of the Oncorhynchus kisutch isolate 150728-3 unplaced genomic scaffold, Okis_V2 scaffold1176, whole genome shotgun sequence genome encodes:
- the LOC116365155 gene encoding zinc finger and BTB domain-containing protein 24-like, whose protein sequence is MGNTKGPPTESDPKTDAHHLGIKAEAAPLYFQDGRRRLRSATSQPFNLTAFRSDPERRPRNQKVRRFPCPDCGRKFFSKTTLEFHSRIHTQYWPYSCEVCHKTFSRKAGLDDQSTMRNVLSSARSAAGPSHSNPT, encoded by the coding sequence ATGGGTAACACCAAGGGACCTCCTACAGAGAGCGACCCCAAGACAGATGCACATCACCTGGGTATCAAGGCAGAGGCTGCCCCCCTGTACTTCCAAGATGGAAGGAGACGCCTGCGGTCGGCTACCAGCCAGCCGTTCAATCTGACTGCATTCCGGTCCGACCCAGAACGGCGGCCTCGCAACCAGAAGGTCCGCCGGTTTCCGTGCCCAGATTGTGGACGGAAGTTCTTCTCCAAAACCACGCTGGAGTTCCACTCCCGGATCCACACACAGTACTGGCCGTACTCCTGCGAGGTGTGCCATAAAACCTTCTCCCGGAAAGCCGGCTTGGACGACCAATCCACGATGCGGAACGTCCTTTCATCTGCCCGCAGTGCGGCAGGACCTTCACATTCAAATCCAACCTGA